The sequence gagttcacctcgactctgcatagctacccagccccttccggccaccatgggttgtacgtcctggcacttaatgtacgcacttattgtacgcacttcatctacattgcacttattcatagaacttaattgtgtagcatctgcagtagctgctatcattgctttacacagggaatgggttagcctagcgattgttagtacttgcacttggttctatgaacatctttactgtactgacagcgatatattgtttaacTTCTTATGAcatatgtacttattgtaagtcgctttggataaaagcgtctgctaaatggcctAAATGAAACTGTCTGTAGCTGTGTCACTGACCACTGGAATTGTCTGTTTTGTACGTTTAAACTCATGTGCGGTGTTCTGCGGGGAGGGCCtcttacatttagggcatttagcagacgcttttatccaaagcgacttacaataagtacatttgtcataagaagtgcatcaatatatcgctgtcggtacagaatggatgttcatagaaccaagtgcaagtacaacaatcgcgaGGCttaccaattccccgtgttacagcaatgatagcagctactgcagttgctacacagttaagtactataatacaatacaatacaacacaatacaatacaatacagtgtacaatggtggccagaagcagtgtcgaggtggactctgaacaggtgagtcttgagtctttttcggaagatagtgagcaattctgcggtcctgagagcggcagggagctcgttccaccattgAGGTCACAAAACCAAGAAAAGTTGTGGCTTTGCTGAaaggcctttgctagctcttagcgatggcggtaccagacgtccagctgaggtagttttGCGGAGGGATAGAGCTAGGGTgggtggctttagcaatgcttggaggtaggcaggggcagttccatcgactgccttgtatgccagtaccatcgccttcaatttgatgcgagctactacagggagccagtggaggtcccggaggaggggggtcacatgggagaacttcggtaggttgaacacgaggcgcgctgccgcattctggatgcgctgcaaaggtttaatcgcagaggcaggaagtccagccaggagtgagttgcagtagtcgaggcgggagatgaccagtgattggcaCGAAAAGAGGTGGCAGCTTCTGGCGCTCAAAATACTGCGCTGAATTTCACTCTTGAATTTCCAGCCATTCTGGTATGCTGCGTTCGCTGTAGGGCTGTggaattaatcgaattttgatcacgATGTCGATTcttgggtcaaacgatctccaagtCAATAAAATTGAGTTGGAACGGTTCTTTTGGAATTTTCCGTTTTGTGAAAGAGACGCGCATGCGCAATTCAGTCCCTCCCCCAGAAGATTCAACACGGCCCCgcgagctgtgtgtgtggtgaccttATTCAAAAAACAGTGCGAGCGAGATGGCAGAGGGAGGACAGCCGCCTTTACTCGATAAAAAGGGTAAAACAAGTTCTCTAATATGGCAACACTTCGGATTCGAAGAAGCCGAAGAGGCACAAACCCACGTAATGTGCAAAATCGAAAAATATAACATCTACAATGTTATATCTGCACCCCTTGGAAATCTATAAACGCATAAATACACTAAAACAGAGaattccgacactgaaaacgatgcttttcgaaaaacgatcgctgaggtgcataaatgtgaaaacgctgggttttcgtgtggacagggtagacggaggctttcagaaacaaTGACGTTCGGTTAGCATGACACTGTGCCATGAcgctgccacaagcttgcgctcAAGATCGAGACGCTCATCAAAAAATtggcaggtgaaatgcaaatgacGATCTCTCTGTACAATGTACTAATTTATCTCCAGATACAACTCGACATATTGGCTCAAACATATTTGTTGCTCTAACGTCGAAAGACGGCAGTTCAAACCATACTTGGAGCTGCGTTTCTGGACAAGACCGGGTTGAAAATgattaaccagctgatcaactgtaaATATCAGCTGATCGTGCACCTGTATTCTAAACAGAGAGGTGTGGCGGAGTtgcgtaaccatgacaactgtttatcaaaataatttcagtgttgaacgtggatgcaaaactttccgaaaacgatagtgtggatGGAGATCGTTTTCATTGCGGATGTGCCTTTTTATATTTACCCGGattagtgtggacggggcctcagacgCAATCACAAAGTCGCTTACGACGAATtggcaaataaacaaaaacacaagaccACAACCCCGACGACAGCAGGACAGATgtcgattacaaccgatttttctgtcttatttaattttctattatatttattttattcattgaaCGTTTTATAGAAAttacagaacagctggatacatattattacattaatattacattattttcaatttgaacattttctatttttttatttgaacagTGTGTACACTGAAAAGAATGTGGAGCATTATTTACTTGGGAAAACTTAGGTAAAAGTAATAATGATTATTAATATAGTCATTGAATTTTACTCTTTACTTCTTTGTAAGTTTTACTTAGACTCGTGACTGCTTCAAACTGAAAAATCTCACATGAAATCAATGGCTTTTCAAGGTAATTTTTAAATACTTCTAACTTTTATTTATGGACTATATTTAAGTAACATTTACACAACATTTTACATAATTTTTCTTCAGTTTAAATAGCCTAAATTTGttctaaatgtttgtttatTGAAACAAcgacttttaaaaaaaatgaatttatttaacactttatttgtgtaaaatagtgaaaaatatttctttcaataaaacattttacaaGAACTTACAACAAGGTATATAGTCTGAGGTAGCTTGTTAAAGGCACAATGACATGTTCAGGAACTTTTCACATGCTTCAGGAACATCTTAAAAGTGCATCTTAAAAGTAATGCTTATTATTCAAACATTTCGTCTTAAAGAACAGTGTTTTGCCCGGGGTTCTAAACGTCCCACAAAAATCAGAGCATCTTGACACTAAAAAGTGAGatattcacccccccccccccccctccttccttcctccttccttgaCCCGAAGACAGCACAagggttaaaggggtagttcagaATTTTGCACAtggggcctgattcccaagttagccttggtgttctttatcattggagacagtttaacacatttcattcagtccttctagttgcagagttcgctcgtgctaggctagtgcacggcaacgggcaataatagcctgctaataaaacagtcttacccactccacagtacaccggaggtaaatcaattataacgcacCGTgcactgtggagtgggtaagactgttttattagcaggctagtattgcagATTGCCatgcgctagcctagcatgagtaaactctgcaactagaaggactgaatgaaatgtgttaaactgtctccaatgataaagaacaccaaggctaacttgagaatcaggccctatgtccaaaattccgaactacccatTTAATACAGTGCAACAAGGTTTAATAAAGATTACATCATTAAAACgagtgaaaaataataaaatagacaAATAGCCAATTGAAAGGACAACTCTTGGGTCAAATGTGCACTCAAGCTATAAGCTTGTTTCGCAGAGACAGGATTTTCGGGGACAGCTTAAGGACATCAAGCTCTAGAATAATTTTTTGAAACACTTGTGTGTACTGAAGTGTACTTCATTTTTGGTGGGTAACTCAAGTTCATGGCATAAATGATGCCCATCAGCAGGAGACAGGCCTTTGCAACACTTCCACAGTTGTCAAGTACCTCAGTCCCTTCCCCAACAATCGACACATCAGCGTTGGATGCACCTTCATCTTCTTCACTTATGTGGAAGACACAGATCTTCAGGACTTGCTCAGCCTGGTCCTCTTGAGCTGCCTCTGCTGATATCCTGTAAAATATATGTAAATCCACGTTCAGGTGCATAGTACAGCTTAAATCTTTTATTGAAGTTACAGACTAGTGTCAAAAATATCCATATTTCAATACCTATCGATCCTAAACATTTGAAATAATTTCACTGACTTTAGGAAGTTATGAAATTGAGTCTTTGTATCATGCAAACATGGGGGAGACAACTGACCAACTGAGCAGGAAAGGGGGTAGCAGGGAACTAGAGAGTGCATTTGTCTCttttgtgtatgcatttgtgatGTTAGGGTCTGGAAACATATAACCTTTGCTTATTCCAACCCATTTTCAAACTGTTGTAGTACTGTGTACTGTCTGCTGCAGCATTTGGTGTCTTGTGAATATTCAGTTTGAAATAAATTGTTCTGATTCTGAAAATATTCTTCCACAGTACCAATAACAGCTGAACTTTGAACTCGCTAttacacgcacaaacaaccTGTAGTAAATCAGGCCTTATGGACCTTATGAACCTTATGCACAACCATTTTGGAAAATCAAATTTGGAAAATATTTTGgagaatttattttttcaacaggcttcattttttaaaaaaattgaattttCTGAAAATTATTGGATGGTTCAAGCAAGTTGTGTTTAAAGGGGACGCGATTAAGAATTCAATATAATGTGAACTTTGTGATCTGAAAATGTTTGAATTTACCTTGTAATCCTTGAAGAGTTCCCCTGAAGATTCCCCCAGGAATTCCATCAGGGCGCGAATAATGGCCTCCCGTCTTGCTTCAACGTGTCGCTGTTTTAACAGGCAGAAGATACTTGTTTAGGAAGTACCATATGAATCACTAATCTATGCatgttgtctgtctctctttctgtgtctctgtctgtctgtctgtatgtctgtgtgtgtgtcccagcaaAACATCAAATATCTGTAATCGGTCTTGAGCcgaaaaagtttgggaaccccTGCTTTATGCctcgtttccactgcagggtgcggaacggatcggatcgcaaaggtgcggtagggagggggcagtatagcccagctcagttccgaggtcgcgtttccactgccgacagtaccctttgtggtaggccggatgtcgatcgccgcggcagctacgtaatcATCGTAAACAGATGATTACGTAGctgaggagtcctgaaaacgaggccagaacgggtacggctaagtccgggtcacgcccacttttggcggtggaaacgcgacccgatccgcacctttgcaatccgatccgttccgcaccctgcagtggaaacgcgccataaccTGGCTGAGTGAATCCAGAAGTGGTCGTATTTTGGTCCCAGCTACTCCGCCCTTTTTGCTGAATATCTCCTGCATTTTTGGAGTGTAGAAGTCCAGCTTAGTGAGAAAAGTTCTTTCCTAGGGAACCGTTGTGATTCTTTTGAATTCCTCCTTGATCTGAAAAGAGGAGATACGATTATGctatttacttttttcttttcacaaACACCTGTCTTCGGAAGGAGAAAGATCTTTCCATTTTCTCAGATATTATCCTCTCATTGTTTTTCTTCTTGCAGCATGTCtaccctctccatctctaaaGTGTCTTCCGTGTCCCAAATTGGCAGTGGAGGCAGGTAGTTTACCTCTGCTTCCTTGGGCTTTTTGATGCCTTTGCTTGAACCACTCTCATTTGACCTCTATCTTTTCAGCGAGTTCACTTCCAGCTGTGGACAGGCAGGTTGACGGCCTCTCAATTTTGCACGGTAATTCCCCATTTTCCATTTCAtcctctgctgccacccatgaAGGCCATTCAAAGATCCTAGTTCCCTGAGACATGGGAACTTTTCTTTAAGGCTTCGGCCACTGTCACAATTTGAATTCCTGTGGGGTATGCCAAAAACCACCTCTGCAAGCTTCTGCAGTATGCTGCTTGTCAAACTTGGGTGGTTGAGCAGGGAACCATCCTTAAGGAATACATGTTCTACATCAGGCATGTCCAAAGTCTGGCTCGCGGGCCAATTTTGGCACAgggttatattttatatggCCCGCGGCTCCCTTACGAAAATTTATTATTTATGGCCCACCAGCCCGCCACCGTTGCAATTTCTCTTTTCACCACATTGTGGCAGCACCATTCTGGCGCTAGCCACATCCGCGACCCCCATGaacctgacccctccccccaccaggtAGGCTAAtacatagacatcttatatcatagacggagcattgaaCGCTACCGCCTACTAGCGCTGActagacgcggggccgccatcttggagtggtcatccgctccactcagtgtaatccgtttggctggagcaatgaaccgaaagtgcatttaattaatcatacctcactgaataccacagaTTTACATGCGGtcttttgtcatacgtgtagctatgataaaggacaCATgatttggcgtgttttattattcatagtTGGCTTAACACTAATAAAATATTCTGATATGCTTTAAGTGaccagatccgagatccgacaTCAAAACTGGGAACATAATCCCCgagaagggggaaaaaaacgttCAGCTATTTTTAAGTTGAAGAAACAAAATATCCTGCATAAACAATGTATGAATACAttagatatgtatatatcttAGGGACCTTATACACTGCATCTCTGATTTTGGCTGCAGCAGCAGTTTATTCTGTCTTGACATTTTGTGTTTACTATTAACATTCTTTCCTTAAATGATTATGTTTACAGTGATTGTTTTATATGTATGTCGCTTTAGAAAAAAGCGTTTGTTGAAtatttaaacataaaacatatCTAAACACCTGAAAGTTTTTATATCAGCTAAAACCACCAATCTGTTTCACTGGATTCAGAATAAAACCAAATTCTGTCTTACCCAACAATGTTAGTATTTAAATATTGTTTCTTGAATGACTTATTCATGGTTACAATTATACTGTTTTGTCTTATACTTTGCCTAAAATGGGAATGCATGAAAATACAAATCTGCTGATGGAATGATTATTTACAGGatataatatagataaatataaattTACAGGAAAATGATCAGACCAGAACTAGTGAAATTCAAAAGACAATCAGaagccagggttagggttaaaaccCCTGAAAGACGACTGTTTTGCACAGCTTCTTTCTTGTGCTTCCTTTCTGTAGTTGAAGAGAGGCGAGTTTGGCAATGTGGTGTAGCCTTAGCTTATGAAAGACCGACACAACCAATGAGAGCAAGTCCGAATGGTGGTTGTCGATGCCAAACTGTGTTTCCTCAATGTGTTCCCCAAGCAGAAATATATCCTCTATTCCAATCTCCCCTTGGACGATGTGTAGGACTGTTGACACCTATAGGAGCGAGCTTGCATTGTTGAAGCTTGGCGGATCACCCTCTCTGCAGCCCTCCGcaccttataataataataacaacaataataatacattatattttttatagtgCTTTACACAGTGCTCAAAGACACTACAGAAcagagaaaataagaaaaaagcaACTTTAATATTCAAAAAACaagataataaaatcaaataataataatacataatattatacttaatacacaatacaatatataaaaGGATACGTTTGTTTGACAATAGAATATTTACATGTATGAAAGCTAGCCTTATGATGATACACCTACTCTTTGGAGGTGAACCGGGAAGCTGAAGAGGGATGGAATAACACCATCAAGTAGTCTGACAATCTGACCCGTCCTGCCAAAATCAGCCtgcttaaaatgttgactgcagACAACTGAATAATCACTTGCAGTGAATCCTTCTCTCCTCAAAGCCCCTTCCCATTTCTTCCTCACATCTTTATCTTTGGGAAACCTTCAAAAGTGTCAGATGTAATCTAGGTCAGTGCTTATGGAATATGATTTATCAAGTATCAGTTCACAGCCGGGTGAACACATACCCTAGTTCAACAGTAATCCCAAGATTACCCCATTCCAGGTGTCAGGTGTGGCAGGGCCTTTTCCTGTTTATCACACATTTTGTCCCACACATTTCACGAAGGTGGGCTACACAAAAATGGGTTGGAAAGCTAGACTAGCTATACTCTGTATAGCCACTGTCCATCTGATTGCCTAATTAGTTAACATATATTAGCCCCCCTGCACAATCTGGACTGTGGTCCTAACTTTTATCCCTATTGGCTTTTACAATCTTTATTATAATTCCCTCAGTACAAACGACAGCAACgagtttcctttttgtttactGGCAGGATTTATTTGGTTCATCCAGACCGTGAAAACTGTAATCAAAAAAcataatacacaaatacaataatcactagtcaaaataataacaagccaTACAGTAATATCCCAACATTGTCCTGGTAATGTCGTCACTTTCAATTAGGCTACTGTATACACAATACACTTTGGTTACATAtaatacaacaaaacacaaagaccAATCTAACTAAGCCCAACATGTGTTAGCCCTTAACGGTGTTAGCCCTTagctgtataaaaacaatttaatacaaacaagaacagaaaacacacacaaaaaacgtcAGCAAAACATACCTTAGTAGCTGCATTGCAAGAGGAAAGTTGTGTAGCTTGGCATTACTCTGTAGGATTGTTTATCTTGATGCTAAGAGCTATTTTGCAGATGCATCAGCACTGAAAAACATGTACTAAATCAGCGGACTTTTTTGATGAGTGTTACGCTAAAGTATGTCCTGACGGAAACGGGCGATACAAAAACAAAGGTTCCGCCTTAGagaactttggttcctaccaaaataaataactcaGAAATACCGCGCTGACTGACACAGAGGCAGTTACACTCCCACCAAAACATATCACATGTATATGATTTTCTTCAACTATTGAGAGACAACATACTGCGTAGAAaggataaacaaaaaaaactaaacttcaGTCCTTGGCTTCCCCAGAGAACGATCACCATGACTGCACCTGTagtgagacagatagagagagagaggggaggaaaagaaagagagaggtcgGAGTCTTCAGTCTGCTTCCATCAGCGTCACCGTCTTATGGATGGGCCTTTCCAGGTGGACAGGTTTGGAGATACGCTTTCCTTTCTCATCAAGGGTTGAGTCGCTGATGAGCAACTTGAGTCTTCGCACCTTCCCATCCTTTCCTGGGTACACTTCGATAACCTTTGCCATCCTCCAAACTGCAGGCTTCACAGGACTTTGGCTGAAGCCCTTTAATTTCTTTCACATGGCGCTGGAGTCTGGCGATAGCTTTCACCATTTTGGACCAGTCTGAAAACTTGTGTAGGCGATCTAGCAGCGACTTGACTTCTTTCGCCTGGGTGTCGAGAACCTGGACCTTCTTAAGCTCAGGATCGTCATATGTGATCTCTCCCACCTTGACATCTCCACTTGGTAACTCCTTCTGCCAAAGAAAGTCTGGGCCTGTGAACCAGTTAGAGGATACCAGTTGCTCTGCTGTGAGACCTCTTGAGGCGTAGTCTGCTGGATTATCTTCTGAAGCCACATACTTCCATTGTGTAGACTCTGTGCTTTGCTTGATGCGTTCCACACGATTTGCCACAAACACGTGAAATCTTCTGGCTTCATTATTGATGTAACCAAGGACCACTCTTGAATCAGTCCAGAAGACTTCTTGTAGGCATTCTATTTCCAGTTCTTTCTTGAGCATGTCACTGGTGCGGACAGCTACCACTGCTGCTGACAGCTCGAGTCTTGGTATGGTTGTGACCTTAGTAGGAGCGACTCTCGACTTTCCCATTACAAAGGAACAGTGGACTTCACTTGACGTACTCACTGCTCTGAGGTACGAGCACTCTCCATAGCCTGACTCACTGGCATCGGCGAAATGGTGGAGTTCGTAGTGTTGGACCTTGAAGCTTGATGGAACGTAGCATCTTGGAATCTTCACCTCGGCTAGATTTCGCAGGTCTTGAAGCCAGCTTTCCCACAGAGGTCGTAGGTCATCAGGTAAGGTGTCATCCCAACTGAGCTTGTCACGACACATCTGCTGCAGGATCTGCTTTCCCAACAAGATGAACGGTGCCACAAATCCAAGAGGGTCGTAGACTGAAGCGACTGTGGACAGGACTCCTCTTCGAGTAAGTGGATTCTCCTTGACGATTACTCTGAACTGGAACTCATCAGAATCCACGCACCACTGCACACCGAGTGCTCTTTCCATGTGCAGTTCACCCATTGCCATGTCCTTGTCTTTGGCAGCTGCAGCACATTCTTCTTTTGGGATTGCGTCTAGGACCTTCTTGCTGTTAGAGATAAACTTATGCAGCCGGAGTTTGCCTGTGCTGCAAAGTTCTCTTGCTTCTTTCACCAGTTGGATCGCTTGGTCTTCGGATGCTACACTTGACAATCCATCATCCACGTAGAAGTTCCGTTGAATGAACTTTATGGTGTCGTCACTAAAGTTTCCTTGTCCTTCAGCAGCGACATGCTTCAGCCCATAGTTGGCACAGCCAGGTGACGATGCTGCACCAAACAAGTGGACTTTCATCCGATAGATGGAAGGTTGGCTTTCGAGATCTCCATTGTCCCACCAAAGGAACCGCAGGTAATCTTGGTCTTCTGCCTTAACATGGAACTGGTGAAACATGCGTTCGATGTCACACATGATTGCCACAGGACCTCTTCGGAAGCGATACAGAACTCCCACCAAGGTGTTTGTCAACTCAGGACCCGTCAGGAGGTGGTCGTTCAAGGACGTTCCTTGGTACTTGGCGGAGCAATCGAAGACAACACGTATCTTCCCAGGCTTTTGTGGATGATACACCCCATGATGCGGAATGTACCAAGCAGGAGCTTTGTGGATGTCTTCCTCCGGGACCCTTTCTGCATCTCCGCGTCTTATGGTCTCATCCATGAAGGTCTTGTAGTCTTTGTAGTACTGGTCGTTTCTTCTCAGCCTTCTTTCTAGGCACCTGAGACGATGGATAGCACAGATCTTATTATCAGGTAAGTTAGGTCTTTCTTTCTTGAATGGCAGCGGCATTTCGTAATGACCGTCGCTCTTTAACTTGATACTCTTTTCCATTTTTGACAGGAACCTTAGATCTTCTTGAGAGATGGGGCTGGTTTCCGACTCTCTTTCAACGAAGTCAGACTCCAGCATCTTGATGACATCTGCAGGTAAGAGAACTTCTTTGATCTGTGTCCTACAGACATAGTGCACTTCCTTTGTGAGGTCTGAAGAGGACGGTAGACCTGGCATCACTTGCTTCACCATGACTTGGTGACTTATTCCAATTGCATCTCCATAGTTGAGACACGGGTTGCCATATCCCACTACACTCCAGCCCAAGTCTGTCTTTTGTGCAAACGGCTGGTGTTCCTCACCAGGCACCACTTGTCTTGGAACGAGGGCTTGGGCACAGTTGTAGCCAATTAACAGGCCGACATCACAGCTTTGCTGAGGAGCGATCTCATCTGCAATGTGTTCAAGATGAGGCCATGCTTTCGCCGTATCTGGTGTGGGAATATGGTCTCTGTTTGCAGGGATAAACTCTCTTGAGTAAGTCACTGGAAGAGTGATTATCTTGTCTGAATAAAAACCTCTAACTTGTAGACCAGCTAGCTTCCGACAGGACACGATTGTGTTTCTTGAAGCCAACGTGGAGAGGTTTAGCTGAACTGGTTCACTCCTAGCATTGAGAGCCTTCGCTGTCTCGTCGAGGATAAAGGTTGTGTCACTTTGTGTATCAAGGAGTGCGTACACCAGAACTTCACGACTTGGTACACTTGTAGATGACACCCACACTGGAATTATTGTGGAGGTATGCGTGTCTCCAACATTCTGGATGACTCTAAGTGCCGTCGCCTCACGTGATGGTCTCTCTGACTGGTCTTGTGACTGttcattcttcctttctttgtactcttctttgtctttgtcacTGTACCTTGCTCTGTCAGATCTTGTAGACATCCTTTCTTCCTTGGTGCGATCGTCATGAAGACAAGTTGGGTGTCTTCTCTCACAGGTGTCGcagctgtctctttctctacaATCTCTAGATCGGTGGCCAAATTTGAGACAGCCAAAACACAATTTATTTTCTTGAACAAACTTGATTCGCTCCAAGATTGTCCCTTGCATAAACTTGTAACACCTTTGTAGACTGTGTCCTGCCTTCTCACAGAAGACACAGCTTGTGACGACGGCTTTCTCATCTGAGGTGGTTGCTAACACCTTTGCTCCAGGACCTCCGCTCTTTACACACTTGTCTGGAATCCTTTCACTTGGCTTAAGAGCATGAAGAGATGTTATTGGGCTGCAAGCGATTTTAGCTTCACGTGTGAGAAACTTGACAAACTGGCTGAAGCTCGGGAACATGTGAgtgtcttcttctgcttctatgACTTTCCTATTCCACCTTGAAGTCACCCAGTCTGGGAGTTTAGAGAGAATTTTCTGGTTCTCGTTGCAATCATTAAGTATTTCAAGACCTCTGATCTGAGACATGGCTGCCTCACAGCAGCGCAGGAAGTCGGCGAGTTCTTGAAGTTCCATACTGCCTTTGGAGCTTATCTTGGGCCACGCGTCGAGCTTCTCTCTGAAGGCCTTGGTGATGAGGAATGGATTGCCGTATCGCTCTTCTAGGATGTCCCATGCTGCATAATATGCTGGCTCTGTGCCAAGTAAAAAGTAGCTCTCTATGGCCCTTTTAGCAGATCCACCCACATACTTGCGTAGATAATATATCTTCTCTTCAGCTGGTATGTTCTTCCTGTCAACGAGCGTCTGAAAGGACACTTTCCAGTCGTTGAATCGGAGTGGGTCACCACTGAACACTGTAGGTTCAGGTAGAGGAATGCGACTCGCACTGATGGCTTCTGCGAGCGCTTTGACGAGAGCTGTTGTGCCatcttcatatttgttttcttGCCT comes from Gadus macrocephalus chromosome 2, ASM3116895v1 and encodes:
- the LOC132474125 gene encoding uncharacterized protein LOC132474125 — its product is MERALGVQWCVDSDEFQFRVIVKENPLTRRGVLSTVASVYDPLGFVAPFILLGKQILQQMCRDKLSWDDTLPDDLRPLWESWLQDLRNLAEVKIPRCYVPSSFKVQHYELHHFADASESGYGECSYLRAVSTSSEVHCSFVMGKSRVAPTKVTTIPRLELSAAVVAVRTSDMLKKELEIECLQEVFWTDSRVVLGYINNEARRFHVFVANRVERIKQSTESTQWKYVASEDNPADYASRGLTAEQLVSSNWFTGPDFLWQKELPSGDVKVGEITYDDPELKKVQVLDTQAKEVKSLLDRLHKFSDWSKMVKAIARLQRHVKEIKGLQPKSCEACSL